The genomic interval attgtcatctgaccAAAATACAGCTTGTCCCCATGTCTCCTTTCATCTACAACACCAATATTGTCTAAATGAGAGCTCATTAAATCCCAAAATGGATCAAGTCTAGTGTCCTTTGGTCTGCCATTATTTTTTCTCAAGTCGTACAATAGCTCAGTACTGTCAGAGTTCAAAAGAAACTCTGTAACCCTATTGTTAACTTCTTCTTGACGTCGACTTTCTGCAGCAGTATCGTCTTCTGTCAAAAACCTATACATGTGACGCAAAACAGCAGGTTTGGGTCCACATTTGGAGTACCCTAAGAAGAACGATTTTCTCATACCACGAGTGGAAAACTTCGGCAGATCATGTTTTATAGCAGTAACAGCTTGAAGATCACCGTCTGGGTCAGCTGGACTCTTCCAGATGAAGGTATAGTTACCTATATAGTTACCAGACTTGTGACTGTAAAGTTTTGTCTGGAATGGTAACTGCAGTGCAGCTAACCACTTCTTCTTGTCATAAGCATCTTCTGGCTCAAAGTCATGGAGGAAAAGTGGCTCAAAGTCCTTTAGCAGTTTTATGGACTCGTACACTTTTGTATACTGCTCACTTAATTCACCATCAGAACACACCTGCACATCACGCATTACATTACTGTCATCCAATGATCTCACCGGCTCATTTAGTTGTCTGTTTGCTGCTGATCTTTGGACCTGTTGCTTTAGGAAATCTGCATACTTTATCATGGAAGATGTAAGTTTCTCACACTTAACTCGAAAGTTTGCAAATTGTTTGTTCAGGAAATAGCCACAAGATGTCATAGCTACCATGCTAGCAATTTTTTCGTCCAGTTTTTCAACAAGGACCtggaaacaaaaataatttctATAAATAAATGATCAAATTACACTTTCTTGTTGTTTATACGTTTTATCAATTGACATTGAAATGCTTCAGGCCTCAGAGCAAAACTAATTTCTCTATTTTTATCTTTGACAAACATTCttactaagtttcatcaagactttGTTCATCAACATAGCCTCAAAAGTGGATTTTGCTCCTCCGATAGGAttgtcaaaacaaatattggtagGTAACATCTATTGTCGTTTTCTCTCCATCGAGTTGCCGTGCTGCCTTTACTTCCCGTATGGAAAAACTTTCATCgtgtattttggaaaataaagTGTGGCCAATTGTTTCATCTAGTTCGCCTCCTACTAAATGTTTATATGAAGAAACGCTATGACCAAAAAAATTTACTTCGAAAAAAGCCATATTTCGAGGTGTGTACCTATATAGCGGCCATTTGCAATATCCGACAGGTTTAAGTTAATACATGCGTTTTGAAAAGCGAGCACGATGTCCAATATATGTGAACCAGTCGTCGATTGTACTTAcctgattttattcgcaaccgcactcaaaccggatcgttttttttctagtttcgctactttttcagtgcggtcgggaattaattaaaaaaaaaaaagacgattttccgattttattttttttcgcattttccaaaaattagggtcggcggttttgtaaaccaacaaatataaaagtcgtggccttaagaAACAATTGTAGTTGATAAGAAGTTGGCTGGTATGCCCAAACTTCAATTCTGAGGTACCTTCTGCTTTCTTAGTATTTCACAGCTACACAGTGTTTTATTCACTACAAAATCCTGGAAGCACATGCAAAAATTGTTGGAAATCGAGATGTGTAGTCTGTTTAGTATCAGAGCGACTAATAaccaaaaataatgataaatattttgCGGACACTGAAAATTAATTACGATAGCGCAAGTTTCttttgtttgtacaacttaccTTACCTTACCATTTACTCGCCGCAAAATTATTGCACCTTTTTGCGTTTCAAAAAATTCGCCGaaacatcaaaataaagcaaCGATTCTTGCCGACAAACGATTACAAGTGTATGAAGACGATAATTCATCGTAATGACGTTAATTGATCAATTAATATGGCAACATCACCCCCGTGGATTATCCCttatcaattttaaatcaataacacTTGACACAAAGTAGCAAACTTCAATTATCACCCCGCTTGCACGTGACTGCATTCGAGTTGAACACTGACTTGACGAATATCGTTCGCCGATTGGATAAGTtcggaggttgggagaatcgggggcggggtttacctcaaattacATGTC from Dreissena polymorpha isolate Duluth1 chromosome 1, UMN_Dpol_1.0, whole genome shotgun sequence carries:
- the LOC127880570 gene encoding uncharacterized protein LOC127880570, translated to MVAMTSCGYFLNKQFANFRVKCEKLTSSMIKYADFLKQQVQRSAANRQLNEPVRSLDDSNVMRDVQVCSDGELSEQYTKVYESIKLLKDFEPLFLHDFEPEDAYDKKKWLAALQLPFQTKLYSHKSGNYIGNYTFIWKSPADPDGDLQAVTAIKHDLPKFSTRGMRKSFFLGYSKCGPKPAVLRHMYRFLTEDDTAAESRRQEEVNNRVTEFLLNSDSTELLYDLRKNNGRPKDTRLDPFWDLMSSHLDNIGVVDERRHGDKLYFGQMTIWRLCTSLHFVPTSVFY